From Phragmites australis chromosome 5, lpPhrAust1.1, whole genome shotgun sequence, a single genomic window includes:
- the LOC133920079 gene encoding uncharacterized protein LOC133920079, with protein sequence MSLGGGHDDDCSMSPPRPPSPFHLLEVTVISAQDLHHRRLGRRVRAYAVAWADQAHNKLRTGVDRAGGAVPTWNDRFLFRVNDAFLRSDTAAVTVEVRGARSLGADPVLGFTRIVVSTFVRHTGAVVPTHGRQVAALQLRRPRSLRPQGIVNVAVTLLDATHAARTVPLYDAPDSPDAFAVKDLVMQRPASLCKIAEDKSEPDGEEQKPAFVDHSGRLDPRSAAVEQRKLELTLEKWRADLSPGRREDRRGGARRRGRVSCFRGSGEWDR encoded by the coding sequence ATGTCGCTGGGCGGAGGGCACGACGACGACTGCTCGATGTCGCCGCCGAGGCCGCCGTCCCCGTTCCACCTGCTGGAGGTCACCGTCATCTCCGCGCAGGACCTGCACCACCGCCGACTCGGCCGCCGGGTGCGCGCGTACGCCGTGGCGTGGGCCGACCAGGCGCATAATAAGCTGCGCACCGGCGTGGACcgcgccggcggcgccgtcCCTACGTGGAATGACAGGTTCCTGTTTCGCGTCAACGACGCGTTCCTGCGGTCCGACACGGCCGCCGTCACCGTGGAGGTGCGCGGCGCACGGAGCCTCGGCGCTGACCCCGTCCTCGGCTTCACGAGGATCGTGGTGAGCACGTTCGTGCGCCACACAGGAGCGGTCGTTCCCACCCACGGCCGGCAGGTGGCAGCGCTGCAGCTCCGGCGGCCGCGGTCCCTGCGGCCGCAGGGCATCGTGAACGTGGCGGTGACGCTGCTGGACGCCACCCACGCGGCGCGCACCGTGCCGCTCTACGACGCGCCGGACTCGCCCGACGCGTTCGCCGTGAAGGACCTCGTGATGCAGAGACCAGCGTCGCTGTGCAAGATCGCCGAGGACAAGAGCGAGCCGGACGGCGAGGAGCAAAAGCCGGCGTTCGTTGATCACTCCGGGCGGCTGGACCCCAGGAGCGCCGCCGTCGAGCAGAGGAAGCTGGAGCTGACGCTCGAGAAGTGGAGGGCGGACCTGTCGCCGGGCCGTAGGGAGgaccgccgcggcggcgcccgGAGGCGCGGGCGGGTATCGTGCTTCCGCGGCAGCGGCGAGTGGGACAGGTAA